The following proteins are encoded in a genomic region of Magnolia sinica isolate HGM2019 chromosome 1, MsV1, whole genome shotgun sequence:
- the LOC131218886 gene encoding probable histone H2A.1: MEAAKTTKSAGGRKGSARRKAISKSVKAGLQFPVGRIARFLKKGRHARRLGTGAPIYLAAGLEYLAAEVLELAGNAARDNKKTRIIPSLVLLAIRNDDELGKLLAGVTIAHGGVLPNIHSVLLPKKSEKAKDSIEATKSPKKA; this comes from the coding sequence atggaggcaGCTAAGACAACGAAATCTGCTGGAGGAAGGAAAGGCTCCGCAAGACGCAAGGCCATCTCGAAATCTGTTAAGGCCGGGCTTCAATTCCCTGTTGGAAGGATTGCTAGGTTCCTGAAGAAAGGAAGACATGCAAGGAGGCTTGGAACCGGCGCTCCCATCTACTTAGCTGCTGGTCTTGAGTATCTAGCAGCAGAGGTTTTGGAGCTTGCTGGAAATGCTGCAAGAGACAACAAGAAGACTCGGATCATCCCAAGTCTTGTTCTCCTAGCTATTAGAAATGATGATGAGCTTGGGAAGCTGTTGGCCGGTGTGACTATTGCTCATGGTGGTGTTCTTCCCAACATCCATTCAGTTCTTCTTCCCAAGAAATCTGAGAAAGCTAAGGATAGTATTGAAGCAACCAAATCCCCAAAGAAGGCCTGA